From the Clostridiales bacterium FE2011 genome, one window contains:
- the pepT gene encoding peptidase T: MSSVKERFLRYVQVETTSCEANECCPSTPGQKVLGEMLVKEMQAMGVSGARMDEHGYVYGFIPAKGKTDALAIGLIAHMDTSDAVPGKTVPQVIENYDGSVIRLKNGVEISGFSFLESLKGQDLIVTSGDSVLGADDKAGVAEIMTLCEKMLAPDAPDHGKICVAFTPDEEIGRGADLFDIPGFGAEFAYTVDGGALGELEYECFNAASCKVTVKGVNIHPGSAKNQMINASLVAMEFAGMLPPWERPEHTEGYEGFYHLMEMSGNEEAAELKYILRDHDIRKLEGRKQMMNTACEVLNKKYGDGTVSVELRDSYRNMKEIVEQHPEILERAKAAFLDNGVEPIVKAIRGGTDGAQLSFRGLPCPNLSTGGYNFHGRKELIPVQAMEKMTEVLVTLVSVK, translated from the coding sequence ATGAGCAGTGTGAAAGAACGGTTTTTAAGATATGTGCAGGTGGAAACTACCAGCTGTGAGGCCAATGAGTGCTGCCCTTCCACACCGGGACAGAAGGTGCTGGGAGAAATGCTGGTAAAGGAAATGCAGGCAATGGGCGTAAGTGGAGCCCGGATGGATGAGCACGGCTATGTGTACGGATTCATCCCCGCAAAGGGAAAGACGGACGCGCTGGCCATCGGGCTGATCGCCCATATGGACACATCAGACGCAGTGCCCGGAAAGACTGTGCCCCAGGTGATTGAGAACTACGACGGCAGCGTGATCCGCCTGAAGAACGGGGTGGAGATCAGCGGCTTCAGCTTCCTGGAAAGCCTGAAAGGCCAGGATCTGATCGTGACTTCCGGGGATTCCGTGCTGGGAGCGGATGACAAGGCCGGGGTTGCGGAAATCATGACCCTGTGTGAAAAGATGCTGGCGCCGGACGCGCCGGATCACGGGAAGATCTGCGTGGCATTCACGCCGGACGAGGAGATCGGCCGGGGCGCGGACCTGTTTGATATTCCCGGCTTTGGGGCGGAGTTCGCCTATACGGTGGACGGCGGCGCCCTGGGCGAACTGGAATATGAGTGCTTCAACGCCGCATCCTGCAAGGTAACGGTGAAGGGTGTGAATATCCATCCCGGCAGCGCGAAGAACCAGATGATCAACGCGTCCCTGGTGGCGATGGAGTTTGCCGGCATGCTGCCGCCCTGGGAGCGGCCGGAGCATACCGAAGGGTATGAAGGGTTCTATCACCTGATGGAAATGAGCGGCAATGAGGAAGCCGCGGAACTGAAGTACATCCTGCGGGATCATGACATTCGCAAGCTGGAAGGCCGCAAGCAGATGATGAACACTGCCTGCGAAGTGCTCAATAAGAAGTACGGGGACGGAACGGTCTCGGTTGAACTGAGGGATTCCTACCGGAACATGAAGGAGATTGTGGAGCAGCATCCGGAAATCCTGGAGCGGGCAAAAGCGGCTTTCCTGGACAACGGTGTGGAACCCATTGTGAAGGCCATTCGGGGTGGAACGGATGGCGCCCAGTTGTCCTTCCGGGGACTGCCGTGTCCCAACCTGTCCACCGGCGGATACAATTTCCACGGAAGGAAAGAACTGATACCGGTGCAGGCGATGGAAAAGATGACGGAAGTACTGGTAACACTCGTGAGTGTGAAATGA